One genomic segment of Gemmatimonadaceae bacterium includes these proteins:
- a CDS encoding alpha/beta fold hydrolase has protein sequence MSESGDSAYKIIPGADAIDLPGSGSRGVLLLHGFGDTPQTFGLIAKDLHAAGFGVRAPLLPGHGRSIEAFVVSRRSQWLEFARAELAAFRKRYAVVSVVGLSMGAALAAVLAAENPDLRALVLIAPYFGMRLNYRAASVSHWIWGPIAGTVKSKSPGSIRDPVEREKNLGYGVYTGRLLYELWRLARLARLSLPKIQVPTLLIQSREDPRVAPSIAERTLVSLAANDKRLVWTEGAGHIITVDYGRDRVFEEVRAWLRVHM, from the coding sequence ATGTCTGAAAGCGGAGATTCCGCCTACAAGATCATCCCTGGTGCCGACGCGATAGACCTTCCGGGGTCAGGATCGCGCGGAGTGCTTCTCCTGCACGGCTTTGGCGATACACCCCAAACGTTCGGACTCATCGCGAAAGACCTTCACGCCGCGGGCTTCGGGGTTCGCGCTCCGCTCCTGCCGGGTCACGGACGCTCGATCGAGGCGTTTGTCGTATCGCGCCGCAGCCAGTGGCTCGAGTTCGCGCGGGCAGAGCTCGCGGCTTTCCGTAAGCGATACGCGGTTGTAAGTGTCGTTGGTCTGTCCATGGGAGCTGCGCTCGCCGCTGTGCTGGCGGCTGAAAATCCTGATCTACGCGCTCTCGTGTTGATTGCCCCGTACTTCGGCATGAGACTGAACTACCGAGCTGCTTCGGTATCACACTGGATCTGGGGGCCAATCGCCGGGACCGTCAAGTCGAAGAGCCCGGGCTCCATCAGGGATCCGGTGGAGCGTGAAAAGAACCTCGGATATGGTGTGTATACCGGGCGGCTATTGTATGAGCTGTGGCGGCTTGCCCGGCTGGCGCGTCTGTCGCTGCCGAAGATTCAGGTACCCACTCTCCTGATTCAGTCCCGGGAGGATCCTCGGGTCGCGCCGTCGATAGCAGAGCGCACTCTTGTCTCTCTGGCAGCAAATGACAAGCGACTCGTGTGGACCGAAGGGGCGGGCCACATAATCACAGTCGATTATGGTCGTGACCGCGTTTTCGAAGAAGTGCGCGCGTGGCTGCGCGTTCACATGTGA
- a CDS encoding MBL fold metallo-hydrolase, whose amino-acid sequence MVSRRRQSASDDIPSSVPAATTPGATTPAEDARLSITWIGHSTFLIQSAGLSVLTDPIWSDRASPVQFAGPRRHSAPGLRFDALPAIDAVFLSHDHYDHLDSATVRRLTARYPGAQWIAPIGVGAFLRKRGAANVAEMDWWHSRTLGRISVDCTPAQHFSGRYPWNRNSTLWAGWVIGLAGKQVLFAGDTGLHPEFGNIARRFGPLHVAILPIGAYEPRWFMRPVHMNPEDATEAYVRISETDGSAECVFVPSHWGTFRLTDEPLDEPPRHLLHAWTAARLPTSRLRQLSPGETLALS is encoded by the coding sequence ATGGTCTCTCGTCGGCGCCAGTCCGCTTCGGATGACATCCCTTCATCGGTACCCGCCGCAACGACACCCGGCGCAACGACACCCGCCGAAGACGCCAGGCTCTCCATTACCTGGATAGGTCATAGCACCTTCCTCATTCAATCGGCCGGATTGAGCGTCCTTACAGATCCAATCTGGAGTGACCGGGCATCTCCGGTCCAGTTTGCGGGACCGCGCCGACATTCGGCACCGGGGCTGCGCTTCGATGCGTTGCCCGCAATCGACGCTGTGTTTCTGTCACATGACCACTACGATCACCTCGATAGCGCGACCGTACGACGCCTTACCGCGCGTTATCCGGGCGCGCAGTGGATTGCGCCTATTGGGGTCGGTGCTTTTCTCCGCAAGCGTGGCGCGGCCAATGTCGCTGAGATGGACTGGTGGCACAGCAGGACACTTGGCCGCATCTCAGTCGATTGTACTCCTGCCCAGCATTTTTCAGGACGCTACCCCTGGAACCGCAATTCCACGCTCTGGGCAGGATGGGTCATCGGCCTGGCCGGCAAACAGGTGCTCTTTGCCGGGGATACGGGTTTGCATCCGGAATTCGGCAATATTGCGCGTCGTTTCGGTCCTCTTCACGTGGCGATCCTGCCTATTGGCGCCTACGAGCCGCGCTGGTTTATGCGGCCTGTGCACATGAATCCCGAGGACGCAACCGAGGCTTATGTTCGGATTTCGGAAACGGACGGCTCCGCCGAATGCGTCTTCGTGCCTTCACACTGGGGCACGTTTCGCCTTACGGATGAGCCCCTCGACGAGCCGCCCCGACATCTGCTCCATGCATGGACGGCGGCCAGATTACCCACCTCCCGGCTTCGGCAGCTGAGTCCTGGAGAGACTCTAGCGCTCTCATAG